In Apilactobacillus bombintestini, one genomic interval encodes:
- a CDS encoding class A sortase: MKKTLFTTGWIILLVVALWLLTAPSIGKLTLIQLSRNANKHSITVPQKHSNFDFTKIKSIDNNSWTQALRHPANTNIIGKLTIPAVNIKLPIYYGLNNTELLTGVGTMQAKQHMGKGNFAIAGHHMQDKKLLLGSLHRTQLGNNIYLTDGKRVYTYRIHIKRHISQFETHYVTDTYAKPTLTIITCASGKAQETKRILVVASLTNITKLTSLQSKYFQ; encoded by the coding sequence ATGAAAAAAACTTTATTTACCACCGGTTGGATAATTTTATTAGTAGTAGCTTTATGGTTATTAACCGCACCAAGTATTGGAAAATTAACTTTAATACAGTTGTCGCGCAATGCTAATAAGCACTCTATCACGGTCCCACAGAAACACAGCAATTTTGATTTCACCAAAATTAAAAGTATCGATAATAATAGCTGGACACAAGCCCTACGACATCCTGCTAATACCAACATCATCGGCAAACTAACCATCCCCGCCGTTAACATTAAACTACCTATCTATTATGGTTTAAACAATACGGAGTTGTTAACCGGTGTGGGCACCATGCAAGCTAAACAACATATGGGCAAAGGAAACTTCGCAATCGCCGGACATCATATGCAAGATAAAAAATTACTGTTAGGTTCTCTACATCGGACACAGTTAGGGAATAATATTTATCTAACTGATGGCAAGCGCGTGTATACTTATCGCATTCACATCAAACGACACATTTCGCAATTTGAAACGCATTACGTAACCGATACTTATGCTAAGCCTACCCTAACTATCATTACCTGTGCTAGTGGTAAAGCACAAGAAACTAAACGTATATTAGTAGTCGCATCATTAACGAATATTACTAAATTAACGTCGCTGCAATCGAAATATTTCCAATAA
- a CDS encoding LysM peptidoglycan-binding domain-containing protein: MGLLSIFRNVNLPTTASTVVTVKSGDSLQNLSDKYNVFISVLEKDNHKYSNDDLLVGDRLLIPNQHKNEAKPSTKPQTSKKSKTSHPKVDPQAAWNRANADAKAWISFHESTDSYTATNGQYYGRYQLDRNYLNGDFSPSNQERVAEHYVSDRYGSWVNAKAHWVTHNWY, encoded by the coding sequence ATGGGATTATTGTCAATTTTCCGCAACGTGAATCTACCCACTACAGCTAGTACTGTAGTTACTGTAAAATCTGGCGATTCTTTGCAAAACTTGTCAGATAAATACAATGTTTTTATTTCCGTCCTGGAAAAAGATAATCATAAGTACAGTAATGATGACTTATTGGTAGGAGATAGATTATTGATTCCTAACCAACATAAAAATGAGGCAAAGCCATCTACTAAGCCTCAAACTTCTAAGAAATCGAAAACTAGTCATCCTAAGGTAGATCCACAAGCTGCATGGAACCGAGCTAACGCCGATGCTAAAGCGTGGATATCTTTCCATGAATCTACCGATTCATATACAGCTACTAATGGCCAATATTATGGTAGATATCAACTAGATCGTAACTATTTAAATGGTGACTTTTCACCATCTAATCAGGAACGAGTTGCTGAGCACTACGTTTCTGATCGTTATGGATCATGGGTGAATGCAAAAGCGCATTGGGTAACTCATAATTGGTATTAA
- a CDS encoding glycoside hydrolase family 73 protein: MKHTNNSKKVVVAVIVIIVLIIAGWGVKQIHSSMRQNEITKQDQQRILDAQNADAQKRHEFAEKIAKPAIEVYQKQGTVLPSIVIAQAIQESNWGQSKLYQKANNIFGVKGDYKGQSISYYTDEYVSKDTPVKKGVKVVREGDQKKISIPAQFRKYPDVYTAVANHDRVTALNFIKKRNITSFEEQANLLQKNHYATDPNYAKSLINLIKQYNLQKYDKQAIK; encoded by the coding sequence ATGAAACATACTAATAATAGTAAGAAAGTTGTAGTAGCCGTAATTGTAATTATCGTTTTAATTATTGCAGGATGGGGAGTAAAACAAATCCATTCTTCTATGCGTCAAAATGAAATTACTAAACAAGATCAACAACGCATTTTAGACGCGCAAAATGCTGATGCACAAAAACGTCATGAATTTGCGGAAAAAATTGCTAAGCCTGCTATTGAAGTTTATCAAAAACAAGGTACGGTTTTACCAAGTATTGTAATTGCTCAAGCTATTCAAGAATCTAACTGGGGACAATCCAAGCTATATCAAAAGGCTAATAATATCTTCGGTGTAAAGGGTGACTACAAAGGTCAATCCATTAGTTATTACACTGATGAATATGTAAGTAAAGATACTCCAGTTAAGAAGGGTGTTAAGGTAGTTCGTGAAGGTGACCAAAAGAAGATTTCAATCCCTGCACAATTTAGAAAATACCCCGATGTATACACTGCCGTTGCTAACCACGACCGTGTAACTGCATTAAACTTCATTAAGAAGAGAAACATTACTAGCTTTGAAGAACAAGCTAACTTATTACAAAAAAATCATTACGCTACTGATCCTAACTATGCAAAATCATTAATTAATTTAATAAAACAATACAATCTACAAAAATATGATAAGCAAGCTATAAAATAA
- the purB gene encoding adenylosuccinate lyase translates to MLDRYTRPEMGSIWSQYNQYSSWLAVEVAVDEAWTQLGNIPEDDLKLIQKNATFDEHEIAELEKVTHHDMVAFTRNVSQYLGPESKWIHFGMTSTDIVDTAQGYRLKQANKILREDIANLIETIGNKANKYKYTVMIGRTHGVQAEPTTWGLKLARWYDEMQRNLKRFNRAAEEIQVGKISGAVGTFANVDPFIEQYVCKKLGLRVQPISSQVLPRDLHANYIATLGMIATSLEGFATEIRNLQRSEIHEVEEHFAAGQKGSSAMPHKRNPIGSENICGLARVMRGHVLTAMENVSLWHERDISHSSAERVILADSTILLDYMLHRFTKILINLDVFEDRMEENLNATYGLVYSQRVLLKLVEAGMSREAAYDLIQPLTAISWEQHRAFKPLVQNDTTIAEYLSPEDIDDAFDYHYHLRHVDQIFHRVGLGK, encoded by the coding sequence ATGCTTGATCGTTACACTAGACCAGAAATGGGGTCTATTTGGTCCCAATATAATCAATATTCATCTTGGCTCGCAGTAGAAGTGGCTGTGGATGAAGCTTGGACACAATTAGGGAATATTCCAGAAGATGACTTAAAATTAATTCAAAAAAATGCAACATTTGATGAACACGAAATTGCTGAATTAGAAAAAGTTACTCATCATGATATGGTGGCTTTTACACGTAATGTTTCTCAGTATTTAGGTCCGGAAAGTAAATGGATTCATTTCGGGATGACCAGTACAGATATAGTAGATACTGCGCAAGGCTATCGTTTGAAACAAGCTAATAAGATTTTACGTGAAGATATAGCTAATTTGATAGAAACTATTGGTAATAAAGCTAATAAATATAAATATACAGTAATGATTGGACGTACCCATGGCGTACAAGCAGAACCTACAACTTGGGGGCTAAAATTAGCTCGTTGGTATGATGAAATGCAACGTAATTTAAAACGTTTTAACCGAGCGGCTGAAGAAATTCAAGTAGGTAAAATTTCGGGAGCGGTAGGTACATTTGCTAATGTAGACCCGTTTATTGAACAATATGTATGTAAAAAGTTAGGATTACGTGTCCAACCCATTAGTAGTCAGGTGTTGCCACGTGATTTGCATGCTAATTACATTGCCACTTTAGGGATGATTGCCACTAGTTTAGAAGGATTTGCGACGGAGATTAGAAATTTACAACGTTCTGAAATCCATGAAGTTGAAGAACACTTTGCTGCAGGACAAAAGGGTTCGTCTGCGATGCCACATAAGCGAAATCCCATTGGTTCTGAAAATATTTGCGGGTTAGCGCGAGTAATGCGTGGACATGTACTAACTGCAATGGAAAATGTTTCATTATGGCATGAACGTGATATCTCTCATTCCTCAGCCGAGCGAGTTATTCTGGCTGATTCCACTATTTTATTGGACTATATGTTACATCGCTTTACTAAAATATTAATTAATTTAGATGTTTTTGAAGATCGAATGGAAGAGAATTTAAATGCTACTTATGGATTGGTTTATTCACAACGAGTGTTGTTAAAATTAGTGGAAGCGGGGATGTCCCGTGAAGCGGCATATGATTTGATTCAACCTTTAACGGCGATTTCATGGGAACAACATCGTGCTTTTAAACCTTTAGTACAAAATGATACTACCATTGCCGAATATTTATCACCTGAAGATATTGATGATGCTTTTGATTATCATTATCATCTACGTCATGTTGATCAAATTTTTCATCGTGTGGGTTTAGGTAAATAA
- a CDS encoding tyrosine-protein phosphatase, with product MQNNRLLDIKNGYNFRELGGYKTIDGRHVKWNKILRSGELADLSEDDLGFLEKYGIKYDIDLRSDSERNKAADKLPGNAKLVANPIFNSGHDKTGADYAEQYKYDANRGKQNMILSYQSMVTSESAKQAFHKLFMTLLNNDGGAILFHCAQGKDRTGLSAAFLLFALGVDEETIKQDYLLSKDAMKPYIELKIKQFSKYGMNDALKQNLNNLYTVDESYFNAAMDTIKENYSTVDNFLHQFIGLSDNDIDKLKSLYLTD from the coding sequence TTGCAAAACAACCGGCTTTTAGATATAAAAAATGGATATAATTTTAGAGAATTAGGTGGTTATAAAACCATTGACGGTCGTCATGTAAAATGGAATAAAATTTTACGTTCTGGCGAGTTAGCTGATTTATCTGAAGACGATTTAGGCTTTCTAGAAAAATACGGTATTAAGTACGATATCGACCTTAGATCGGATAGCGAACGTAATAAAGCTGCTGATAAATTACCCGGCAATGCCAAATTAGTTGCCAACCCCATATTCAACAGCGGCCATGATAAAACCGGTGCTGATTACGCAGAGCAATATAAATATGACGCCAATCGTGGAAAACAAAATATGATATTGTCCTACCAATCCATGGTAACCAGTGAATCTGCTAAACAAGCTTTCCATAAGTTATTTATGACGTTACTAAATAATGATGGTGGTGCAATTTTATTCCACTGTGCACAAGGTAAAGATCGTACTGGTCTCTCTGCAGCCTTTTTATTATTTGCCTTAGGCGTTGATGAAGAAACCATTAAACAAGACTACTTGCTATCCAAAGATGCTATGAAGCCTTATATAGAACTAAAAATCAAACAATTTAGTAAATATGGCATGAATGATGCTTTAAAGCAAAATTTAAATAATTTATACACCGTAGATGAATCATACTTCAATGCCGCAATGGATACTATTAAGGAAAATTATAGTACTGTAGATAACTTCTTACATCAATTCATTGGATTGTCCGACAATGACATCGATAAACTAAAATCTCTCTACTTAACTGACTAA
- a CDS encoding alpha/beta hydrolase yields MHLKKTATALGIMSAAVSAGTFMFSNYLFKLGMNRKDDEPVPQTSQLRFAYAYYRYVDWFHAIPKEEWILNETDSGEKMIASYVPAEKDTKRTIIMAHGVGCNRETMANFIKLYHELGFNVLAPDDRAHGDSDGKYVSYGWKDRIDYLRWINLVLDKVGKDAKILLFGISMGAGIVTMLSGEKLPKQVKAIVADCGYTNVGDEFNYLLKDMFNLPPYPIEPLVSAINWYKVGYRLHDASCTEALKKNNLPTLFIHGDSDIYVPTYMSYENYAASNGPKQLWIVPGAGHEESFWVNPVAYRQRIKSFLHTYFD; encoded by the coding sequence ATGCATTTAAAGAAAACAGCCACTGCACTAGGTATTATGTCAGCAGCCGTTAGTGCAGGTACTTTTATGTTTAGTAATTATTTATTTAAATTGGGAATGAATCGAAAAGACGATGAGCCAGTTCCACAAACTAGTCAATTACGTTTCGCCTATGCTTATTACCGCTATGTAGATTGGTTCCATGCTATTCCTAAAGAAGAATGGATTCTAAATGAAACTGACTCTGGCGAAAAAATGATTGCCTCATACGTTCCCGCTGAAAAGGATACCAAAAGAACAATCATCATGGCTCATGGTGTAGGTTGTAATCGTGAAACCATGGCCAATTTTATTAAGTTATATCATGAATTAGGTTTTAATGTATTGGCTCCAGACGATCGTGCTCACGGTGATAGCGATGGTAAATATGTAAGTTATGGTTGGAAGGATCGCATCGACTACTTACGTTGGATTAATTTAGTTTTAGATAAAGTCGGCAAAGATGCGAAAATTTTACTATTTGGAATTAGTATGGGAGCTGGAATAGTTACTATGCTGAGCGGTGAAAAGCTTCCTAAACAGGTTAAAGCAATCGTTGCTGATTGCGGTTACACTAACGTGGGCGACGAATTCAATTATCTTCTAAAAGATATGTTCAATCTTCCCCCATATCCTATTGAACCACTTGTCAGTGCTATTAACTGGTATAAGGTAGGCTACAGATTACATGACGCTTCTTGTACCGAAGCTTTAAAGAAAAACAATCTCCCTACCCTATTCATCCACGGAGATAGCGATATTTACGTTCCCACTTACATGTCATATGAAAACTATGCTGCATCTAATGGTCCTAAGCAATTATGGATTGTACCTGGTGCGGGACATGAAGAAAGCTTCTGGGTAAACCCTGTTGCTTACCGTCAACGTATTAAAAGCTTCTTGCATACTTACTTTGACTAA
- a CDS encoding MerR family transcriptional regulator, with protein MLGLKKLFPDKMDLNKLIFRIGEVSKMLNVSTRQLRYWEKKGYIESIRDEKGSSRVFNMENFTRVSLIKYYLDKGFTLVRANEITQTNMSNMAYLRRFVMYAFQDIEMIENQPAINLGYFDDEKTSILYGFIDKNDEVKYRVIKNKEEDR; from the coding sequence ATGTTAGGTTTAAAGAAGCTTTTTCCAGATAAAATGGACCTTAATAAGCTAATTTTTCGAATCGGAGAGGTTAGCAAAATGCTCAATGTATCTACACGTCAGCTTAGATATTGGGAAAAAAAGGGGTATATTGAGTCCATTCGTGATGAAAAAGGTAGTTCTCGAGTATTTAACATGGAAAATTTTACCCGAGTAAGTCTAATTAAATATTACTTAGATAAGGGCTTTACTTTAGTGAGAGCAAATGAAATAACGCAAACAAATATGAGTAATATGGCTTATTTACGTCGCTTTGTTATGTATGCTTTTCAAGATATAGAAATGATTGAAAATCAACCGGCCATTAATTTAGGCTATTTTGATGACGAAAAAACCTCTATATTATATGGATTTATTGATAAAAATGATGAAGTAAAATATCGAGTAATAAAAAATAAAGAGGAAGATAGATAA
- the trxA gene encoding thioredoxin produces the protein MATVITPDNLKQETDNPITVIDFWAPWCGPCKIMDPVMEAMEAEFGDHIHFGKMNVDHNEEIAKQYKIMGLPSIVLFKHGKACEKVTGVYTKEKMAHYLNRKLKEI, from the coding sequence ATGGCAACCGTTATTACCCCGGATAATTTAAAACAAGAAACTGATAATCCCATTACTGTAATTGATTTTTGGGCACCATGGTGTGGTCCATGTAAGATTATGGATCCGGTAATGGAAGCTATGGAAGCCGAATTCGGTGACCATATTCATTTCGGTAAGATGAATGTAGATCACAACGAAGAGATTGCTAAACAATACAAAATAATGGGTTTACCTAGCATCGTATTGTTTAAACACGGTAAGGCTTGCGAAAAAGTTACTGGTGTTTATACTAAAGAAAAAATGGCACATTATTTAAATCGTAAATTAAAAGAAATTTAA
- the nhaC gene encoding Na+/H+ antiporter NhaC encodes MQKSKPAVSLAEGIIILLIMIAIMSFGVIGLGVSPEVPILISIMLLVFWAKFKGFKWDDIDEGFVIGVKNGIVPLFIFLLIGSLIGVWIASGVIPSLMVFGFHLINVNWFLPSIFLVCALVGTFIGSAFTVISTLGIAFMGIGITMGMNPAMIAGAVISGAVFGDKSSPLSATVNLASAVSGADLIDHIKNLMWSTIPAMLTSFVLFIFLNHSDGRANLRNVNQTVNVLNANFYISLWAIIPVVLLLVCAWTHIPTIPTLFINIVVSIALLFIQNPHTSLVQINNLITNGFVAKTSNKTVNTLLSRGGISSMMSTMALIMIALAFGGLLMHLGIIDAVIKPLTKHLNSDAKLIITVILTAIGVNIFVGEQFLSEILPANAFKKVFKEQGLAPVALSRAIEDGGTVINYLVPWGVAGAFIASTLGVPAIHFAPFLFLSIFSPIFSILSALTGIGIKHFNDKATI; translated from the coding sequence ATGCAAAAAAGTAAACCAGCCGTTAGTTTAGCTGAAGGAATTATTATCTTATTAATTATGATTGCTATTATGTCATTTGGCGTAATTGGCTTAGGAGTTTCTCCTGAAGTACCTATTTTGATCAGTATCATGTTGTTAGTCTTTTGGGCTAAATTTAAAGGTTTTAAATGGGATGACATTGACGAAGGATTCGTAATCGGAGTTAAAAACGGTATCGTGCCATTATTTATTTTCTTATTAATCGGTTCATTAATCGGTGTTTGGATTGCTTCCGGTGTTATTCCTAGTTTGATGGTATTTGGTTTTCATTTAATCAATGTTAACTGGTTCTTACCATCTATCTTTCTAGTATGTGCTTTGGTAGGAACTTTCATCGGTAGTGCCTTTACCGTAATTTCTACTTTAGGAATTGCCTTTATGGGAATTGGTATCACTATGGGGATGAATCCAGCCATGATTGCTGGTGCCGTAATCTCTGGTGCGGTATTTGGTGATAAATCTTCACCATTGTCTGCAACTGTTAACTTAGCATCTGCCGTTTCCGGTGCAGATTTAATTGATCATATTAAAAACTTAATGTGGTCAACTATTCCTGCTATGTTAACTTCATTTGTACTATTTATTTTCCTAAATCACAGCGATGGTCGTGCTAACTTACGTAACGTGAACCAAACTGTAAACGTCTTAAATGCTAACTTCTATATCTCATTATGGGCAATTATTCCGGTAGTTTTACTATTGGTATGTGCTTGGACTCACATTCCTACTATTCCTACTTTGTTTATTAACATTGTAGTTTCTATCGCTTTATTATTTATCCAAAATCCACATACTAGCTTAGTACAAATCAATAACTTAATTACTAACGGTTTCGTGGCAAAGACTTCTAACAAAACGGTAAACACCTTATTGTCACGTGGAGGTATTAGTTCCATGATGAGTACCATGGCATTAATCATGATTGCTTTAGCCTTTGGTGGATTATTAATGCACTTGGGTATCATTGATGCCGTTATTAAACCATTAACTAAGCATTTAAACAGTGACGCTAAATTAATTATTACTGTTATTTTAACTGCTATTGGGGTAAACATTTTCGTAGGTGAACAATTCCTATCCGAAATTTTACCTGCCAACGCATTCAAGAAAGTATTTAAAGAACAAGGCTTAGCACCAGTTGCATTGAGTCGTGCTATCGAAGATGGGGGAACCGTAATTAACTACTTAGTGCCTTGGGGTGTTGCCGGGGCATTTATCGCATCTACTTTAGGTGTTCCTGCTATTCATTTTGCGCCTTTCTTATTCCTAAGTATCTTCTCTCCTATTTTCTCCATTTTGAGTGCCTTGACCGGTATTGGTATTAAACATTTTAATGATAAAGCGACTATATAA
- a CDS encoding TerC family protein, whose amino-acid sequence MVSLLNKLYGPFLDLSNWHHVLFSEDAWVIILSLVLIECLLSVDNAVVLATQAQTLPTKRQQEESLFYGLWGSYIFRFIIIGLGVYLIHFWEIKIVGGLYLFYLVYKHFAHKDKPKKTIFKQSQTDNRKHFWLTVGQIEFMDIVFSIDSVLAALAISTNPVIVFLGGVIGILCMRGIAEVIMLIMKKVPELKAMAYFLIAVIALKLILSIPAIDIEISPIHFGLIVLVAFLVTFAIHYIRVVKKGR is encoded by the coding sequence GTGGTTTCATTATTAAATAAGTTGTATGGTCCGTTTTTGGATTTAAGCAATTGGCATCATGTGTTATTTTCCGAGGATGCCTGGGTGATTATTCTATCTTTAGTATTAATCGAATGCTTACTTTCTGTGGATAATGCGGTGGTATTGGCAACCCAAGCCCAAACATTACCTACTAAACGTCAACAAGAAGAATCATTATTCTATGGACTTTGGGGTTCTTATATTTTCCGCTTTATTATTATTGGTTTAGGCGTATATCTAATTCATTTCTGGGAAATTAAAATTGTTGGTGGTTTGTATTTATTTTATTTAGTTTATAAACATTTTGCACACAAAGATAAACCCAAAAAGACTATATTTAAACAATCGCAAACTGATAATAGAAAACATTTTTGGTTAACAGTGGGGCAAATTGAATTTATGGATATTGTATTTTCCATAGATTCAGTGTTAGCTGCATTAGCTATTTCTACTAATCCAGTTATTGTATTTTTAGGTGGTGTAATTGGCATTTTATGTATGCGGGGCATTGCGGAAGTAATTATGTTGATTATGAAGAAGGTGCCAGAGTTAAAAGCTATGGCTTACTTCTTAATAGCTGTAATTGCATTAAAATTAATTTTGTCGATTCCCGCTATCGATATAGAAATCTCACCTATTCATTTTGGATTGATTGTATTAGTAGCATTTTTGGTTACTTTTGCTATTCACTATATTCGCGTAGTTAAGAAAGGACGTTAA
- a CDS encoding C40 family peptidase → MKKSFTKLTVAFATLVALLFVGVMSNNHNNVSHAESRAQFSRVYRVAKSKLGSPYVYGAAGANAFDCSGFTSYIYRNSLGVNLPRTAQQQFHSTRRVARRHLRKGDLVFIGSSRRNIYHVGMFIGRGKMIDAQNRGVIRERVHAPWWHVVAYGRVA, encoded by the coding sequence ATGAAGAAAAGTTTTACAAAATTAACTGTTGCATTTGCTACTTTAGTAGCACTACTATTTGTGGGAGTAATGAGCAATAACCACAATAACGTTTCACATGCTGAAAGTCGTGCTCAATTTTCACGAGTATACCGTGTTGCTAAATCAAAATTAGGTTCTCCATACGTTTACGGTGCTGCTGGTGCCAACGCATTTGATTGCTCAGGTTTCACTAGTTACATTTACCGTAACTCACTAGGTGTTAACTTACCAAGAACTGCTCAACAACAATTCCATTCAACTAGAAGAGTTGCTCGTCGTCACTTACGCAAAGGTGACCTAGTATTTATCGGTTCATCTAGACGTAATATCTACCATGTAGGTATGTTCATTGGTCGTGGTAAAATGATTGATGCTCAAAACCGTGGTGTTATCCGTGAACGTGTACATGCTCCTTGGTGGCATGTGGTTGCTTACGGCCGTGTAGCTTAA
- a CDS encoding LysM peptidoglycan-binding domain-containing protein, with protein sequence MLFATAAVAGLFVAGGSANANAHADQTNSQVQQVTTTKVNNTKYVVVKSGDTLWGLSQKHHVSLHALRSANKRENTDLIYAGEKLVIPNSSVKKVVTKRAAQPAAQTTQSAQLAAQPAQNTQNVQAAPTQNTQPTQTTQRTQSVAQPAANSSAAKEWIAQRESSGSYTASNGNYYGRYQLSSSMLHGDYSAANQERVANQYVSSRYGSWDNAKSFWMQNGWY encoded by the coding sequence ATGTTATTCGCAACTGCTGCAGTTGCAGGTCTATTCGTCGCAGGTGGAAGTGCTAACGCAAATGCACATGCTGATCAAACCAATAGTCAAGTTCAACAAGTAACTACCACTAAAGTAAACAATACTAAATATGTAGTAGTTAAATCAGGCGATACTTTATGGGGTCTTTCACAAAAACACCATGTATCACTACATGCATTACGTTCCGCTAACAAGCGTGAAAACACTGACTTAATTTACGCTGGTGAAAAATTAGTAATTCCTAACTCATCAGTTAAGAAGGTAGTTACTAAGCGTGCGGCACAACCTGCAGCACAAACTACTCAAAGTGCTCAACTAGCAGCACAACCTGCACAAAACACTCAAAACGTGCAAGCCGCACCTACTCAAAATACTCAACCAACACAAACTACTCAAAGAACTCAATCTGTAGCTCAACCGGCTGCTAATAGTAGCGCTGCCAAAGAATGGATTGCACAACGTGAATCTAGTGGTTCATACACTGCATCTAATGGTAACTACTATGGTAGATACCAATTATCTTCATCCATGCTACATGGTGATTATTCTGCTGCTAACCAAGAACGAGTTGCTAATCAATATGTAAGTAGCCGTTATGGTTCATGGGATAATGCTAAGTCATTCTGGATGCAAAACGGTTGGTACTAA
- a CDS encoding adenylosuccinate synthase, which produces MSSIVIVGSQWGDEGKGKITDFLSQDADMIVRYSGGDNAGHTIVINHHKFHCRLIPSGIFYADKLSIIGNGVVINPETLVDEMNYLTLHGISVKNLRISERAHVIMPYHQLFDELQEKQKTNKIGTTHKGIGPAYMDKLERIGIRIADLIDPITFSHKLKQALSIKNALLEKFYEHAPFDFDDIYTKYCALAEKIRPYVCDTSYLINQYLDENKKVLFEGAQGAMLDIDHGTYPFVTSSNPTAANAATGSGIGPNRIDAVVGVCKAYTSRVGDGPFPTEIFDERAEHIREVAHEYGVVTKRPRRIGWLDTVVLQHAVRTSGITHLSLNCLDVLSGLERIPVCVGYRYQGNLISNYPANLDFLTKCEPVYEYLPGWNEDITQCHTIDELPHNAQYYLTRVAELVGVKLCTFAVGPDRESTNVMTNVWKQLAKTTLLA; this is translated from the coding sequence ATGTCATCAATCGTTATTGTAGGTAGCCAATGGGGCGACGAAGGAAAGGGAAAAATCACTGACTTCCTAAGTCAGGATGCAGACATGATTGTTCGCTATTCAGGCGGTGATAATGCTGGTCACACTATCGTCATTAACCATCACAAATTTCACTGTCGTTTAATTCCATCCGGTATTTTTTACGCAGATAAATTAAGTATTATTGGAAATGGAGTGGTTATCAATCCTGAAACATTAGTTGATGAAATGAACTATCTCACATTACATGGCATCTCTGTTAAAAATTTGCGTATTTCCGAACGTGCGCATGTAATTATGCCTTATCATCAACTTTTTGATGAACTACAAGAAAAGCAAAAGACTAATAAAATTGGTACAACCCATAAAGGCATTGGTCCTGCTTATATGGATAAACTTGAACGTATAGGTATTCGCATTGCAGATTTAATAGATCCTATAACTTTTTCCCATAAGTTAAAACAAGCACTAAGTATTAAAAATGCCCTCTTGGAAAAATTTTACGAACATGCACCTTTTGATTTCGATGACATCTACACTAAATACTGTGCCTTAGCCGAAAAAATTCGTCCTTACGTTTGCGATACTTCGTATTTAATTAACCAATATTTAGATGAAAATAAGAAAGTATTATTTGAAGGTGCACAAGGTGCTATGTTAGACATTGATCATGGCACTTATCCATTCGTCACTTCTTCTAATCCCACTGCTGCTAACGCCGCTACTGGTTCAGGAATTGGTCCTAACCGTATCGATGCTGTGGTAGGTGTCTGCAAAGCTTACACTTCACGTGTTGGTGACGGACCTTTTCCTACCGAAATTTTTGACGAACGTGCCGAACATATTCGTGAAGTCGCCCATGAATACGGAGTAGTTACAAAGCGTCCCCGTCGTATCGGATGGCTAGACACGGTCGTATTACAACACGCCGTACGTACTTCCGGCATTACTCATTTATCACTTAACTGTTTAGATGTATTATCCGGTTTAGAACGAATCCCCGTTTGTGTTGGCTACCGTTACCAAGGTAATCTTATTTCCAACTACCCCGCTAACTTAGATTTTCTAACTAAATGTGAACCCGTTTATGAATATTTACCGGGATGGAATGAAGATATCACCCAATGTCATACCATTGACGAATTACCTCATAACGCTCAATATTATCTAACTCGGGTAGCTGAATTAGTGGGTGTCAAACTTTGCACATTCGCAGTAGGTCCTGATCGTGAATCCACTAACGTAATGACCAATGTTTGGAAGCAACTAGCTAAAACCACTTTATTAGCTTAA